The following are from one region of the Acidobacteriota bacterium genome:
- a CDS encoding ABC transporter ATP-binding protein, which produces MLTVANLEVVYNDVVLVLRGLSLEVREGQIVALLGANGAGKTTTLRAITGLLDLHEGEVTKGSVTYNGRDIHRIDASRVVKGGIAQVMEGRRVFAEMSVDDNLRTGATTNRDQKNVKESYDRVMDMFPVLQERRKDTAGYLSGGEQQMLAIGRALMANPSLLILDEPSLGLAPMLVAQIRDIIVDINKDGTSVLLIEQNANMALSIANYGYIMETGKVVMDGPAARLLKDEDVKEFYLGLHGSGERKSFRDVKHYKRRKRWLS; this is translated from the coding sequence ATGCTTACAGTTGCAAACCTTGAAGTCGTTTACAACGATGTAGTTCTCGTGCTCCGCGGACTCAGTCTTGAGGTTCGCGAAGGGCAAATCGTCGCGTTGCTGGGCGCCAACGGTGCGGGGAAAACGACAACTCTGCGTGCGATTACCGGCCTACTCGACCTTCACGAGGGTGAGGTCACCAAAGGCTCGGTTACGTACAACGGCAGAGACATTCATCGCATTGATGCGTCTCGTGTCGTCAAGGGTGGTATAGCGCAGGTGATGGAGGGACGGAGGGTTTTCGCCGAGATGTCCGTCGATGACAATCTTCGCACCGGGGCAACGACCAACCGCGACCAAAAAAACGTCAAGGAATCGTACGATCGCGTGATGGATATGTTTCCCGTTCTGCAAGAACGGCGGAAAGACACCGCCGGCTACCTTTCTGGTGGCGAACAGCAGATGCTCGCCATTGGTAGGGCATTGATGGCGAACCCTTCGCTGCTCATTCTTGACGAACCATCCCTCGGGCTCGCCCCGATGCTCGTCGCCCAGATACGAGACATCATCGTCGACATCAACAAGGACGGCACCAGCGTTCTGCTCATCGAACAGAACGCCAACATGGCGCTATCGATTGCGAACTACGGGTACATCATGGAGACAGGCAAGGTCGTTATGGATGGCCCCGCTGCGCGACTCCTCAAGGACGAAGACGTGAAGGAGTTTTACCTTGGGCTTCATGGTTCCGGAGAACGAAAGTCGTTCCGAGACGTCAAGCACTACAAACGCCGAAAGAGATGGTTGTCGTGA
- a CDS encoding ABC transporter ATP-binding protein, with translation MVVVSVPLLEFESVSLAFKGVKALSDVSFAVNHGELFAIIGPNGAGKTSAFNCVNGVYKPQEGDIRWKGESILGQRPDRIAKLGIARTFQNIELFAHMTVLDNLLLGRHVRSSVGWLAGALWTKKARTEEFANRAVVEEIIDLLEIESWRAYPVALLPYGIQKRVEMGRALAMEPELLLLDEPVAGMNLEETEDMARFILDIRQELGTAIILVEHDMGLVMDIADRILVLDFGTPIATGVPADVQKDPAVIKAYLGEETSV, from the coding sequence ATGGTTGTCGTGAGTGTTCCGTTGCTCGAATTCGAGAGCGTGAGCCTGGCCTTCAAGGGCGTGAAAGCTCTTTCGGATGTCAGCTTCGCTGTTAACCACGGCGAACTGTTTGCCATTATCGGTCCGAACGGCGCCGGCAAGACGTCAGCGTTCAACTGCGTGAACGGTGTTTACAAACCTCAAGAGGGCGACATCCGCTGGAAGGGAGAGTCGATTCTCGGGCAACGTCCCGACCGTATTGCGAAGCTTGGCATTGCGCGGACGTTTCAAAACATTGAATTGTTCGCCCACATGACCGTGCTCGACAACCTGCTGCTTGGCCGCCATGTTCGGAGTAGCGTCGGCTGGCTGGCGGGAGCGCTGTGGACCAAGAAGGCCCGCACTGAGGAGTTTGCCAACCGGGCGGTGGTCGAAGAGATCATCGACCTTCTAGAGATTGAGTCGTGGCGTGCGTACCCTGTCGCGTTACTGCCGTATGGCATCCAGAAGCGTGTCGAAATGGGTCGTGCCCTCGCAATGGAACCAGAGCTTTTACTTCTCGACGAGCCCGTGGCCGGCATGAACCTTGAGGAGACAGAAGACATGGCGAGATTCATTCTCGATATCCGCCAAGAGCTTGGTACGGCCATCATCCTTGTCGAACACGACATGGGCCTCGTCATGGACATAGCCGACCGAATCCTCGTGCTCGACTTCGGCACTCCGATCGCAACGGGGGTTCCCGCCGACGTGCAGAAGGACCCTGCGGTCATCAAGGCGTATCTCGGCGAAGAGACATCCGTCTAG
- the paaN gene encoding phenylacetic acid degradation protein PaaN: MTTTSTEQHELVEKHKGTLAKALEMIDSREYWSPYPESPRAYGEDAAALGETAFKARLGKPFELDQPSTGMMDVAEYSPYGMELGVSYPAPDPDVLITVAQEAMKTWARASADTRAAVCLEILDTLSQQSFEMAHAVMHTTGQAFMMAFQAGSPHALDRALEAVAYGYREITRVPTSMRWEKPQGKRDPLVVDKEWHLRPQGVEVTIGVSTFPTWNGYPGIFASLVTGNASIVKPHPGTILPLAIFVETARAVFEEAGFDPNLVTLAVDTPEAPIAKDLVLDPRVKLVDFTGGSAFGTWLETNVPNTHVFTEKSGVNSVVIDSVLDLKGIMRNLTVSTALFSGQMCTSPQNLYIPRDGIDVGGEHVSFDDVVSAYTDALAGLLSDDERASDILGAIKGSATEARIGEAAGSGDVLLESRTVINPTFGGATVRTPVVVGVDAADEDAFMREMFGPVVYIISTDSTEQSLELARRSAIEHGALTWLVYATDDSVVDAAVDAAVEAGVSVAFNLTGGLYVNQSAAFSDFHVTGANPAGNASLTDPAFVANRFRLVGVRKPVLS, translated from the coding sequence ATGACGACGACTTCAACCGAACAGCACGAGCTTGTTGAAAAGCACAAGGGGACCCTTGCAAAAGCACTCGAGATGATCGACAGCCGCGAGTACTGGAGTCCCTACCCCGAGTCGCCACGCGCCTACGGCGAGGATGCTGCCGCACTTGGCGAGACTGCCTTTAAGGCGCGTCTCGGCAAGCCTTTTGAACTAGACCAGCCGTCCACCGGGATGATGGACGTTGCTGAGTACTCACCCTATGGCATGGAGCTTGGGGTGAGCTATCCGGCGCCCGATCCTGACGTCCTGATCACCGTTGCTCAAGAGGCAATGAAAACGTGGGCACGGGCAAGCGCTGACACTAGGGCGGCTGTATGTCTGGAGATTCTCGACACGCTTTCACAACAGAGTTTCGAGATGGCGCATGCGGTGATGCACACCACCGGGCAGGCGTTCATGATGGCGTTCCAAGCCGGGTCACCACATGCCCTGGACCGTGCGCTCGAGGCGGTCGCCTACGGCTATCGCGAGATCACTCGGGTTCCGACATCGATGCGATGGGAGAAGCCGCAGGGAAAACGTGATCCGCTCGTAGTCGACAAGGAGTGGCATCTGCGTCCACAGGGAGTCGAGGTCACGATTGGGGTGTCAACGTTTCCGACATGGAACGGGTATCCGGGGATCTTTGCGAGCCTTGTCACCGGCAATGCGTCGATCGTGAAGCCTCACCCCGGCACAATTCTGCCGCTCGCGATATTCGTTGAGACAGCTCGCGCTGTGTTCGAAGAGGCTGGTTTCGATCCGAACCTCGTGACCCTCGCAGTCGACACCCCCGAAGCGCCGATTGCCAAGGACCTCGTTCTTGACCCTCGAGTCAAGCTGGTGGATTTCACCGGCGGCTCAGCGTTCGGCACCTGGTTGGAGACCAACGTCCCCAACACCCACGTGTTCACGGAAAAGTCCGGGGTGAACTCGGTCGTGATTGACTCAGTGCTCGATCTCAAAGGGATCATGCGCAACCTCACGGTTTCGACGGCACTTTTCTCCGGGCAGATGTGTACGTCCCCGCAAAACCTGTACATCCCACGCGACGGGATCGATGTCGGTGGCGAACATGTCAGTTTCGACGACGTCGTTTCGGCCTACACCGATGCTCTCGCGGGTCTGCTGAGCGACGACGAAAGGGCGTCGGACATTCTTGGGGCGATCAAGGGCAGCGCTACCGAGGCGCGTATTGGCGAAGCCGCCGGTAGCGGAGACGTGTTGCTCGAATCGAGAACTGTTATCAATCCAACGTTTGGGGGAGCTACGGTTCGTACGCCCGTCGTAGTCGGAGTCGACGCTGCCGACGAAGATGCGTTCATGCGTGAGATGTTCGGACCCGTTGTGTACATCATCTCGACCGACTCGACCGAGCAGTCGCTCGAACTTGCTCGTCGTTCCGCGATCGAGCATGGTGCACTTACCTGGCTGGTGTACGCCACCGACGACTCCGTTGTCGACGCGGCGGTGGATGCCGCGGTGGAAGCCGGGGTATCGGTCGCGTTCAACCTCACGGGTGGTCTGTACGTAAATCAGTCCGCCGCGTTCAGCGACTTTCACGTCACCGGCGCCAACCCGGCCGGCAACGCATCGCTGACAGATCCGGCATTTGTGGCCAATCGCTTTCGTCTTGTCGGGGTAAGAAAGCCCGTTCTTTCGTAG
- a CDS encoding biotin transporter BioY gives MQTVLPSNVLLGAVLPRSKVITAALVFGFALFTAAMAQLVIPLGFTPVPITGQTLAVLLAGGVLGAKAGAASQLLYVGMGAIGLPFYAGQAGGWTAATGATGGYLVGFVIAAWIVGRLSERNQDRSVSTALGAFLLGTVVIYLVGVPWLAHSIGVDWNRAAELGAYPFIAGDLFKVTIAGGLLPAAWRLVDRTRE, from the coding sequence GTGCAAACCGTTCTCCCATCAAACGTGCTTCTCGGCGCGGTCCTTCCTCGCTCGAAAGTAATCACCGCAGCTTTGGTGTTCGGTTTCGCCCTGTTCACTGCTGCAATGGCGCAGTTGGTGATCCCCCTCGGTTTCACTCCAGTACCAATCACCGGGCAGACACTCGCGGTGCTCCTCGCCGGCGGTGTCCTCGGCGCAAAGGCCGGTGCCGCAAGCCAGCTTCTCTACGTGGGCATGGGTGCAATCGGGCTGCCGTTCTACGCCGGCCAAGCTGGCGGATGGACCGCAGCGACAGGTGCAACAGGCGGGTACCTCGTAGGTTTCGTCATTGCGGCGTGGATTGTTGGACGGCTATCCGAACGTAACCAGGATCGTTCAGTGAGCACCGCACTCGGTGCGTTCCTGCTCGGCACAGTTGTGATCTACCTGGTTGGTGTCCCCTGGCTTGCGCACTCCATTGGAGTTGATTGGAACCGCGCCGCAGAACTCGGCGCATACCCGTTCATTGCAGGCGACCTCTTCAAGGTCACCATTGCCGGCGGGCTGCTCCCGGCTGCCTGGCGCCTGGTAGATCGCACACGAGAGTAG
- a CDS encoding ABC transporter substrate-binding protein, protein MRKRYTWVLVVVAMALVAAACGSTATTTTTTAGPSSVQTTTTAGEAPVVTTTTTAPTTAAPAATMATARGVDADAKVITLGLLADLTGLFAPLVIDITDAQKVYWDNVNAAGGIDGWTVELVIEDTNYDVEQHLEKYEKIRGDVVAISQSTGSPTNVATLDLYKEDSMLVIPLSWYSGWAIPEFDGGVMLEQNTNYCVEAMNLLDFINEMGGTTIALATFPGDYGQDAAAGVKIAAEFYGMEIVYDGEAAVIPGQDQTSVIQGIVDSGADWTFLTTNPSIGAEILAGAVQAGYTGFFTAPGPSYNAALLDSPVGPLYDAVYYQSAYNVAWGVDTPGNNEMMEAMSAEFPDRRPSDSFISGWNEAITMHKVLAAAIANYDLTPEGVVAAANGLTSVAFGGSAPDQSYAGTPNDYVQRSLAIFKPDLALYTAAGGADQTLSQADGTTGSRLEKDFFVGDAAAQYDFNQACYEL, encoded by the coding sequence ATGAGAAAGCGATATACATGGGTTCTGGTGGTAGTCGCCATGGCGTTGGTCGCGGCTGCTTGCGGAAGCACGGCAACCACGACGACGACAACGGCAGGACCCTCCAGTGTCCAAACGACAACTACTGCCGGCGAAGCACCCGTCGTGACAACAACGACGACGGCTCCCACCACTGCCGCCCCCGCAGCCACCATGGCCACGGCGCGAGGCGTGGACGCTGATGCGAAAGTCATCACGCTCGGCCTGCTTGCCGACCTGACTGGCCTGTTCGCCCCGCTAGTCATTGACATTACCGACGCACAAAAAGTGTATTGGGACAACGTCAATGCCGCTGGCGGAATTGACGGGTGGACGGTGGAACTCGTAATTGAGGACACTAACTACGACGTCGAGCAGCACCTCGAGAAGTACGAGAAGATTCGTGGCGATGTCGTCGCGATCAGTCAGTCGACCGGGTCGCCGACAAACGTTGCAACACTCGACTTGTACAAGGAAGACTCGATGCTTGTCATCCCGCTGAGCTGGTACTCCGGCTGGGCGATCCCCGAGTTCGACGGCGGTGTGATGCTTGAGCAGAACACCAACTACTGCGTTGAGGCGATGAACCTCCTTGATTTCATCAACGAGATGGGTGGCACGACGATTGCTCTTGCCACGTTCCCTGGTGACTACGGGCAGGACGCCGCGGCAGGTGTGAAGATCGCCGCCGAGTTCTATGGTATGGAAATCGTCTACGACGGCGAAGCTGCGGTCATCCCCGGCCAGGATCAGACGTCCGTCATTCAGGGCATTGTCGACTCGGGTGCGGACTGGACGTTCCTAACGACCAACCCATCGATTGGTGCAGAGATCCTCGCCGGCGCTGTTCAGGCTGGATACACCGGCTTCTTCACGGCCCCGGGTCCGTCGTACAACGCTGCGCTGCTTGACTCGCCTGTGGGTCCTCTGTACGACGCGGTGTACTATCAGTCGGCGTACAACGTTGCGTGGGGTGTTGATACCCCAGGAAACAACGAGATGATGGAAGCAATGTCGGCGGAGTTCCCAGATCGTCGTCCTTCTGACTCGTTCATCTCGGGTTGGAACGAAGCCATTACGATGCACAAGGTGCTTGCTGCGGCGATTGCTAACTACGACCTCACTCCCGAGGGAGTTGTTGCGGCGGCCAACGGACTGACTTCAGTCGCCTTCGGCGGCTCTGCTCCAGACCAGAGTTACGCCGGTACGCCGAACGACTACGTTCAGCGTTCGCTTGCGATCTTCAAGCCTGACTTGGCGCTGTACACCGCTGCCGGTGGTGCAGACCAGACGCTGTCGCAGGCCGATGGCACGACCGGGTCTCGTCTTGAGAAGGACTTCTTCGTTGGAGATGCTGCCGCGCAGTACGACTTCAACCAGGCTTGTTACGAGCTTTAG
- a CDS encoding AMP-binding protein gives MDRPLTPEASSGIDTVATRARAWAASSPDQVAMRDKDFGIWQERTWNQLWDEVLTAAHGLLDLGVAVGDVVSIHSEDRPEWIILDLATVAIRAITTGMYPTNPMAEVIYLVNDSGAAIHFAEDQEQVDKVLDAEPGSFPNLTNILYVEPRGVRSYDDDRLEFWDDFMDRGRAHRAANEGAVEAIMAQAESEDIMTLVYTSGTTGPPKGAMLTNANAEFAISTIVGAPNRLADGIDPGPHDQILTYLPLCHVAERIFSTWSMVGAGCVLNFAESIETVQLNLREVQPTLFFAVPRIWEKIHATVLINMSHATLFKRMIGVGSMKLARFIGKERVNNGGLHTFKSRIAYAIGDPLVFRALKERIGLRRVRWSGSGAAAIAPEVLEFFMGFGVPVYELYGMTENAAVATLNFHGRVNLGTVGEPYPDIGLRLDEETGEIQTKHDGVFKGYWNRPEATADAFTDDGWLKTGDVGEWVDGTHLKIIDRIKYIIITSGGMNISPSEIENSLKASPYIKEAMVIGDGRNYITALIGIEYDVVGNWALRREIPYTTYRDLSEKPEVIALVQHVIDESNEKFSRPEQVKQFRMIPKELDHEDGELTATQKLKRGAMTEMFSDLVESMYS, from the coding sequence ATGGACCGGCCGCTGACCCCGGAGGCGAGTTCGGGCATCGACACGGTCGCGACACGAGCGCGAGCCTGGGCGGCGAGTTCGCCGGACCAGGTCGCGATGCGCGACAAGGATTTCGGGATCTGGCAGGAGCGCACGTGGAATCAGTTGTGGGACGAAGTGCTGACCGCTGCACACGGCTTGCTTGATTTGGGCGTTGCGGTGGGCGATGTGGTCTCGATCCACTCGGAGGACCGCCCAGAGTGGATCATCCTCGACCTCGCCACTGTTGCGATCCGTGCCATTACGACCGGTATGTATCCGACAAACCCGATGGCCGAAGTGATTTACCTCGTGAACGACTCGGGTGCCGCGATTCACTTTGCTGAGGATCAGGAGCAGGTCGACAAGGTTCTCGACGCTGAGCCTGGGTCGTTTCCGAACCTCACGAACATCTTGTACGTCGAGCCTCGCGGGGTCCGCTCGTACGACGACGATCGTCTTGAGTTTTGGGACGATTTCATGGACCGGGGCCGTGCTCACCGGGCTGCTAACGAGGGCGCAGTCGAGGCGATCATGGCTCAGGCTGAGTCGGAAGACATCATGACTCTCGTGTACACCTCAGGCACGACCGGCCCACCGAAGGGGGCCATGCTGACAAACGCAAACGCTGAGTTTGCGATCTCAACAATCGTCGGGGCACCAAACCGGTTGGCCGACGGCATCGACCCAGGTCCCCACGATCAGATTCTCACCTACCTTCCGCTGTGCCACGTAGCAGAACGAATCTTCTCGACGTGGTCGATGGTCGGCGCGGGGTGTGTGCTGAACTTCGCCGAGTCTATTGAGACCGTGCAACTCAATCTGCGCGAGGTACAACCGACACTCTTCTTTGCAGTCCCACGGATTTGGGAGAAGATCCACGCAACCGTGCTGATCAACATGTCACATGCGACCTTGTTCAAGCGCATGATCGGTGTCGGGTCGATGAAGCTCGCACGGTTTATTGGCAAGGAGCGCGTTAATAACGGTGGCCTCCACACGTTCAAAAGCCGGATCGCCTACGCCATCGGCGACCCACTGGTGTTCAGGGCATTGAAGGAGCGCATCGGTCTTCGGCGAGTACGTTGGTCGGGGTCCGGCGCCGCTGCAATTGCTCCTGAGGTCTTGGAGTTCTTCATGGGCTTCGGGGTGCCCGTGTACGAGCTCTACGGCATGACCGAGAACGCCGCGGTTGCGACGTTGAACTTCCACGGACGTGTGAATCTCGGGACCGTCGGTGAGCCGTACCCTGACATTGGTCTGCGGCTTGATGAAGAGACCGGCGAGATCCAGACAAAACACGATGGTGTCTTCAAGGGGTACTGGAACAGGCCCGAAGCAACTGCAGACGCTTTCACCGATGACGGATGGCTCAAGACGGGCGATGTCGGCGAGTGGGTCGATGGCACCCACCTCAAGATCATCGACCGTATCAAGTACATCATCATCACGTCGGGTGGTATGAACATTTCCCCATCTGAAATCGAAAACTCCCTGAAGGCGTCGCCGTACATCAAGGAGGCCATGGTGATCGGTGACGGACGCAACTACATCACCGCTCTCATCGGAATTGAGTATGACGTCGTAGGCAACTGGGCGCTGCGGCGTGAGATCCCCTATACAACGTACCGTGACCTGTCAGAGAAACCAGAGGTTATCGCGTTGGTCCAGCACGTTATTGACGAATCCAATGAAAAGTTCTCCCGGCCTGAACAGGTGAAGCAGTTTCGCATGATCCCGAAGGAACTCGATCATGAGGATGGCGAGTTGACCGCCACCCAGAAACTCAAGCGTGGTGCAATGACAGAGATGTTTTCGGATCTCGTGGAGTCGATGTACTCGTGA
- a CDS encoding hotdog fold thioesterase has translation MSLQDRARTLFDGDLFAKTLGVEFIRADNDAVVLGLTVTAEHCNVHGTLHGAVSYALADISFAIASNLAGPAAVAVDVHMVYSGAACKGDKIVATCTELRRGRTLATYRSDIMLGDKLLGSFTGTVLITGATDTTDMSR, from the coding sequence ATGTCCCTACAGGATCGCGCAAGAACTCTCTTTGACGGTGATCTGTTCGCCAAGACACTCGGGGTCGAGTTCATCCGCGCTGACAACGATGCCGTGGTGCTTGGCCTGACGGTGACCGCCGAACACTGCAACGTCCACGGCACGCTCCACGGCGCAGTCAGCTACGCCCTTGCCGATATCAGCTTTGCGATTGCCAGCAACCTCGCCGGCCCGGCCGCAGTGGCGGTAGATGTCCACATGGTCTACTCGGGTGCGGCATGCAAAGGGGACAAGATCGTCGCGACTTGTACGGAGCTGCGCAGAGGACGAACGCTGGCTACCTACCGGTCCGACATCATGCTCGGTGACAAACTGCTCGGTTCATTCACCGGGACCGTGTTGATCACCGGGGCTACCGATACGACCGACATGTCCAGATAG
- a CDS encoding SH3 domain-containing protein, which yields MDFGPTAGKVLAVVGVEFDDVLNVRRGPGVGEEIVATAAPTYAAFVAAGNTRQLPRSFWYEMNKDGTTGWVSAAFIGYLGEVDDATADVIAFHGETPSGDSDQTVIDAVVAAFASAEPASRVTTTVALTDGDLHEVTVDVIDLGDDAVLGFRLHIFIQVEDGIHGLKSVERTLLCTRGVLGGFCV from the coding sequence GTGGACTTTGGGCCGACGGCCGGCAAGGTGCTCGCCGTGGTTGGTGTGGAGTTTGATGACGTTCTCAACGTGCGCCGCGGCCCCGGCGTTGGCGAGGAGATTGTTGCTACCGCAGCTCCTACGTATGCCGCTTTCGTGGCGGCTGGGAACACCCGCCAGTTACCCAGGTCTTTCTGGTATGAAATGAACAAGGATGGCACCACCGGGTGGGTGTCTGCGGCCTTCATCGGGTACCTTGGCGAGGTTGACGACGCAACGGCGGATGTCATTGCGTTCCACGGTGAAACGCCGAGTGGCGACTCCGATCAGACCGTCATCGACGCGGTTGTTGCAGCGTTTGCGTCGGCAGAACCAGCTTCAAGGGTGACCACGACTGTTGCGCTGACCGATGGAGACCTTCACGAGGTTACCGTTGACGTGATCGATCTGGGAGACGACGCGGTGCTTGGTTTCAGGCTCCACATCTTCATACAGGTGGAGGACGGCATCCATGGACTCAAGAGCGTTGAACGGACGCTGCTCTGCACGCGTGGCGTTCTCGGTGGATTCTGCGTCTAG
- a CDS encoding branched-chain amino acid ABC transporter permease codes for MIDIVVVAQAVTQSSVGKFVNALGSGVALGAIYALLALGFVIIFKATQVVNFAHGAIAALGAYFVYYFATVVRIPGRWMGDAPQTLQWTLAAFLAIVVTALVGIVIERVAIRPMIGKPLFAVAMITLGLDLIIRTVTNDFIDNTNQGLGDPWGVNVIEVGVFRIAQTQVVTIVVLIAVSLALAWFFSTRTGVAVRATAFDQEAAMAQGISVGRVFAIAWAIGAALAAFGGIFASLAPRGAGVSPFTALIAFRAFPVVIIGGLDSVKGAVIGGLLVGVAEVIAGSYLGSVAWLGIGFGGIVPWLLMMLVLLFRPHGLFGTKEIRRV; via the coding sequence GTGATCGACATCGTCGTAGTTGCCCAAGCGGTGACGCAATCGTCTGTCGGAAAATTCGTCAACGCATTGGGGTCCGGTGTTGCGCTTGGTGCGATCTATGCGTTGCTGGCGCTCGGATTTGTGATTATTTTCAAGGCCACGCAGGTCGTCAACTTTGCGCATGGCGCCATCGCGGCCCTCGGCGCCTACTTCGTGTACTACTTCGCTACCGTGGTCCGGATCCCAGGGCGGTGGATGGGTGATGCCCCGCAGACCTTGCAGTGGACGCTCGCTGCGTTCCTCGCGATCGTGGTCACCGCCCTCGTCGGAATCGTTATCGAGCGGGTTGCGATACGCCCCATGATCGGCAAACCGCTATTCGCGGTCGCGATGATCACTCTCGGCCTCGATCTCATCATTCGGACGGTCACCAACGACTTCATCGACAACACAAACCAGGGCCTTGGAGACCCATGGGGTGTCAACGTTATCGAGGTCGGCGTGTTTCGTATCGCACAGACCCAAGTTGTGACCATTGTGGTGCTCATCGCCGTCAGCCTCGCCCTTGCGTGGTTCTTCAGCACCCGAACGGGAGTCGCCGTTCGCGCTACCGCGTTCGACCAGGAAGCCGCGATGGCTCAAGGGATTTCGGTCGGCAGGGTGTTCGCAATTGCTTGGGCGATCGGCGCCGCATTGGCCGCTTTCGGTGGAATTTTCGCATCGCTGGCACCTCGCGGCGCGGGTGTGAGTCCGTTTACGGCTCTCATCGCTTTCCGGGCGTTTCCCGTCGTGATCATCGGAGGCCTTGACTCGGTGAAGGGCGCCGTTATCGGCGGCCTTCTCGTGGGAGTGGCAGAGGTTATTGCGGGATCCTATCTAGGAAGTGTTGCATGGCTCGGCATCGGGTTCGGAGGAATCGTCCCGTGGCTTCTCATGATGCTGGTACTTCTCTTTAGACCGCACGGCCTTTTTGGTACTAAGGAGATTCGACGCGTATGA
- a CDS encoding branched-chain amino acid ABC transporter permease has product MRGRPNLYTEYQAEVGLFPTTTKRVSIALLGVVAILIPFNALPFFGFLGDAGWMILLNKALIYAIAALGLNLLIGVAGQVSLGHSFFMAVGAYTAVVLGGEAGRTVWGLGLPIWVWLPAAGVGAAFVGILIAPTAVRVRGLYLAFVTLGLVFIGLFLWRNLGKVAGGPTTGRPWPKLEFALWREMDPVVSFTSDGPLWWWLTPINWLPWVHIEEMSGLSKTYFFVLVFVVGFALMAKNLMRTRVGRSWAAIRDRDIAAEVMGVAEAKGKTQAFAISSFYAGVAGAILSSVIGRSIPESWDLFLSIEFVAIVLIGGAGTIVGVFLGTFFVVLSPRIVEETTNWLATQATDEGGFAWLGDLFIRTGPNDYIGIVSLDAYGPGLSIFQLNVVLFGVLIVVFLVVEPLGLYGIWIKVRNYWKGWPFTY; this is encoded by the coding sequence ATGAGAGGCAGACCGAATCTCTACACGGAGTATCAGGCTGAGGTCGGTCTGTTCCCAACGACAACGAAACGGGTGTCGATAGCGCTCCTCGGAGTCGTAGCGATACTGATTCCGTTCAATGCTTTGCCGTTCTTCGGGTTCCTCGGCGACGCCGGTTGGATGATTCTCCTCAACAAGGCATTGATTTATGCAATAGCGGCGCTCGGATTGAACCTGCTGATCGGTGTGGCGGGTCAGGTATCGCTTGGTCACTCATTCTTCATGGCGGTCGGTGCGTACACCGCAGTGGTTCTGGGTGGAGAAGCGGGACGTACGGTATGGGGCCTCGGGCTTCCCATCTGGGTGTGGCTCCCCGCGGCTGGCGTTGGTGCCGCCTTCGTAGGGATTCTCATTGCGCCTACTGCGGTGCGGGTGCGCGGTCTATACCTCGCATTCGTGACGCTTGGCCTTGTATTCATCGGGCTGTTTTTGTGGCGAAATCTTGGCAAGGTCGCTGGCGGACCGACGACAGGTCGTCCGTGGCCCAAGCTCGAATTCGCTCTCTGGCGGGAAATGGATCCGGTAGTTTCGTTCACAAGCGATGGCCCGCTGTGGTGGTGGCTCACGCCGATCAACTGGCTGCCGTGGGTGCACATCGAAGAAATGAGCGGCCTGTCCAAGACGTACTTCTTCGTATTGGTCTTTGTCGTTGGATTTGCCTTGATGGCGAAGAATCTCATGAGGACGAGGGTTGGTAGATCGTGGGCGGCGATCCGGGACCGCGACATTGCGGCCGAAGTGATGGGTGTCGCCGAAGCTAAAGGCAAGACGCAGGCCTTTGCGATCTCTTCGTTTTATGCGGGTGTCGCCGGAGCCATTCTCTCGTCGGTCATCGGTCGGAGCATCCCCGAGTCTTGGGATCTGTTCCTATCCATAGAATTTGTTGCAATCGTTCTTATCGGTGGCGCCGGCACGATAGTCGGCGTGTTCCTGGGGACGTTCTTCGTCGTCCTTTCGCCGCGGATCGTTGAAGAGACTACGAATTGGTTGGCGACGCAAGCCACCGACGAGGGCGGCTTTGCGTGGCTTGGAGACTTGTTTATCCGTACCGGTCCCAACGACTACATCGGGATCGTTTCGCTCGACGCGTACGGGCCGGGCCTCAGTATTTTTCAGCTCAACGTCGTACTGTTCGGCGTGCTTATCGTGGTGTTCCTCGTCGTCGAGCCACTGGGGCTTTACGGCATCTGGATTAAAGTGAGGAACTATTGGAAGGGCTGGCCCTTTACATACTGA